TATACTGCAAACACTTTTGTATATTCCACACACTAAATCCATTTCTAAATTTCTCCATTGCACTTCGTATGTGAAACACTTGATTATTCCATTTCAAAATACTTAGCAGCAAATTTTATCACTGCACCTTGTATACCTGAATACTTAATAAATGTCGAAATTTTTGTTCGTCAATTTTTCCATTGTACCTCGGTTGTTTTCAaacgattttgaaattttagttttcaacAACATCCCGTATACACCAATCATTTAATCtagtgttaatttttttataagaaatttttccaGTGATCCTCTCATATGTCACAAACACTAATCTTTTCGTTTCAAAGTGAacgaatatttttaaacaacactTGATCCAAACCGGAATTTTCCATCATAAATTTTTCCATTGCACCTAGTATGTCATAAACACTTAAGGCCGgattcataaacttgatttGCTGTTCGCGAGTGACGTTTGCCGTATATTGACcctatttataaatttgacgttactgccgttaacctaaaattttgttattgttattctCTTTGATGTGTGTAccgtttttttcttttcgtgatattttttttacttgtttatgtattttgtatttatggAAGGTATTGTGGAAAATAACGAtgacttttttttattgggagCATTAGgcaaaatcacgtgacaaacgcaaATGTATGTGATTGGCTCTTTTCTATTGCTACGAACGACCGACGGGAACATAAATTTCGTTTATGTTCGAAGTCACCAACGGCAGACTGCGACGTCAAACGGCAACTATAAATGGTTTTaagaatttcaatgtttttaattttataacaaatatagcAATCGGAAAGTCAActttatgaatcggcctttaAATACACTTGATATGTTacaatttctcttaaatatCAATCAGATGACAAAATTTCCGGATGTCCAACTATATCAGAGGCCACAACAAAATCTCAACGAAGACCATCATGATAATGTCGAAAAGAAGATTAAAACGTCatattataaacataaacacgattttgaattaaaaaaaactaataaaacacTTGTAGATTCTTATTTAATAGTTAAAAATGGCATTTAACTGAcgataacaaacaaaaactctTAACTAATAAAAGAAGAGAGATCAGTgggaaattttttctttgtatataactgattttataaaataacaatgtgttAAGGATCTACAATTCTTCTAATTTTGGGGACGACCTATTTAAGTAGAAAGGATGAAAATGTCAGTAGTTAAAAATAGTAGTATTATATCCCTTTAAATTAAACAATTGACAATATAATGATATTTGACgatctaaaaatttataaactgttaaaatttaatattaaattttctaatctATATAAGGCTGTTAGAACTCAAAGTCAAAGGAAATGAGAAGTTTCGTActcatatttatttgttattacaAAACTCAATACAAAAGAACCAACTTCCATTGTTTAAACTCACTGTATTTTGAATTAGTCTTGAATTTATGTTCATCATACAAACTGACACCACCAGCATGACTAACGCGAGTAACAAAATGTATTCCTGGATaatctttttgttatttgaagTTTATTGATGTACCTGTTACATATTTATAGCTttccttttgaaaattatctgatttatttcaaattgagcTGATGATATCAGTTCTCAAATTATCTGAGATTTCATGCAAAAGGAACGCCACTATTAACAAATACACTGATcgacatgaattgaagtttaaatatttttaggaCCAAGTAGGttttctttttatgttattgttgattttatttagtatgccatcaaaaaattttaatattttatttaatttcagttataaattgaatttttttactataggaattgaatatttgtcttgcgttttattaaaaaaattgttatttattaaaatcgagaaatatattacttgaaattttatttattgttgtcggattgttaaaacattttttgttaataaatatttttttataaacattggAAATGTTACTATTATCCCAAATTCCGATTCCAAGTTATgtacaaaaaactgaaaaatgataCAGTTATCTAAACCACAATAacgttatttttgaattaaatatagaaaaactttATATCATAATTTTTCACGATCCCCTTAACTCAGAACCAAACTTTTTTTCCTCGTAAACCACTCAAAATACTTATTGTTAGTTTAAGTTGATACATTTACACCATATTCCCAACTAGTCAAAAAATCAGATCTTATTATGGAAATTGAAGTACGCTCCTGTTGTAAAGCTTCCCGTGGACCCCTGCACCACTTCGGGAATCACTGTCATATCTTGTATAAACGATTTCTTTTTCACATCATTGACTGGCCTAAAATGAAGATTTTCGATATTAGCTAATAAGTcaacattaatttcaatttcatgcAAGAATTAAGTTCCGATACACTTTTTGGACAACCTGTGTAAAAGGGTGATAAAGATTATATACAGAAAAGCTTAAATGTATTTTATAGCAGgaatatttttacttattttattataataacgattTAAAACTCACTTTGCACTTTGATTCTTTGCTAATAGCTACAATTAATAACACAAATTTACCTGGGTACAAGTAAAAGTATAACCATTGTTTGTGCCTATCAAAGTATAAGTAATcactataatttttgtttttgtgtcaATCAAGTTGTTATTTCAAAGCTCATTATTAACATAGATGTGTATTTAGAGAATTTCACGAAATATTTTCACTCAAGGTGATTAATTTTATAACCCcgtatatatttcaaatcttaTATTTCACGTTCTAAGGTTAGGAACAATAATCGTGATGAAATGatatgacatttgacattgacaggTGCAAAAAAGGATGTACCTACTGATATGATTCGGTGGCCATGTTGTTGATATGCTGATGTAGGTAGATTTTCgcaattttgttaattttttgtgttgaattTTTACTATTACAATAAAGGGTAGAGCTATTtaagttaaatataataatatgtaattttaGTCATTTGATTTAACTTTCTTTAGTATTaggaattttttatgtaaacagTTTATGAATAGTTAGATGGTCCCGCTCAACTATGACCTTGAACAGTTTCGTGTTTAGAAAGCtgataatagattttttaaatatttatttaagtgacattataaatgcaagaatgcaatataattatttggttttattttaggAGAAAAATATGGCACTTTGGGCTAAAGTACAACAACTTCCACCGGGAAGTTTGCAACAAATCTACGGTGATGTCTTTCCAATCGAAGTAAGACATTATCTCGCtcaatatatagaagaaaaattttggtaagtgtgatcatttatttttatattttttgttttgttttgtgtttaaaatggactttttaattttttgttcctATGGATACTACTGACAAACACTTTATCGCCAATCATAAAATATAGATAAGCTAGTATAtgatttatagatttttatctttatagagatttttctataaattgtcAAGATACAATACTTAAAACTATGTTTTGGGTGCCTTATACAGAATAATTCCTGATTATAAACAAATGGCAGGTATCTCAAAAGAAAGTTCAcattagaaaaaacaatttcaagaaaaatagtttattgaaaaaatgtttgttacatatttaaatacATTGCTTGGGAATTATTCCATCCACACGTAAACTTAATTGAGCACTAAAATTGCCTATAACCGCCCAGCAGTTATTATTCCTGATGGCTTCCATTTTTTGacggatattttcttttaattgtgcCTGAGAAGTCGGTTTATTAGCAACTACAACTTTAGATTTGATACAAACCCAACAGGAAAAAGTCCATAGATGTTAAATAGGAACTTTCACCTCTCCTGGAGATcaatttgtttggaaaaattttacaaacTCGTGGCAGAGATTGGATGTGTGTGTGAAGTGTGTTGGAACCATGCTCTTTTGGTTATAATCATTAAAGTTTTGCAGTTACGAACAAATCTACACATAACGCTCCGAATTCATTCTAATTGTAGCTCATTGCAGCTCATACCGTTATTTTAGATGAATATGGGGGTTTTAGATGTTTGTGTTTTTTTCGATTGGTTCCACTCCAGTAGCGaaaattttgcttgttgacacGTTCATTAAGATGAAAATGAGCTTAATCTGAAAACCAGATGTTGGTAAACATTAGAAAGTGCTGGTTTATGAAGTTAAACCTCGGACCAGCATCTTCAGGCTTCAATTCTTGTAGCAATTGAATTGTGTAAGGGTGTAGCCCTAAATATTTGTGTAAAATGTGAAATACTTTTGATTTATGTATGTTTAAGCAACAGCACGCTGCTAATCAGACAAGTCAAGTTCGTTACAACAATACTGTTTAGAAAACCTTGGACACCCATATTTTGgttaatctattttccaattaaTCGAGCACCTGGCGCTTCATTTAAGTGACGACTATTCCAGAATTTTCTATGCGCTACAGTCTCAGAATCACAATTTTTGTAATACTCATTTACACACAATGCACTGTCCATTTCACTTAATCCAGGCTAGCTATTGTCATACCTCTCGCGCCCCTCTGAATAGCTACACAATAAAcaatacaaatttgaatattcttttgagacaccttctagaaataaattaattttgaagagATAAAGTTAATATAGTAAaatgatattcatatttattctcAGGTCAGATATTGAACCACAACCTGATAATCCTCAACATGAACAATACATTGCAGGTTTGATAGATTCTTTAATAactgaaattgaaaacaaagcATCAGTTGTTGGTgattcagaatattttctaaCAAAACTCAAACTTGCTGAAGCAGCTAAACTGTTTAGGGAGAGGTACaggtaattattttattataactatcGTTTTTATGCAAGTAAagtaacaaaaatgtttttagttcTTGTCCCATTCAGCTCTTCACCTTGATTCGTAGTTGCTTAGCTGCAGAAATGAGGTTAGTTCAAGCTGCAGGTGTTGATAGTCTGACTGGTTTACCAAATTTAATGATATCCAATAGCGGGGCGGAAGTTTTACAAAAAGTGAATGTATTACGCAGCAGAACTCAGGTAAAATTCACTATATCCATAGAgttctttttttaatgaatatattaatGTAATGGTTAAATTTTTAGAGTACTGCTGAAGATTTGAGAAAAATGGAACAAGAATTGGAGTCCTTTGCTTTGCAGTATCACGAATGTCAAAAAATTAGTGGTAAGATTAATCTTTTCACTGCTTTGTGGGTGCATTGTGTGCtggatatttttctatttcatcaGAATTGTTGTTCTCATTAACATCAATGCTTTTTCCTTATTCTTTTGAAGTAAGGTTATAATACTTTTTCTTATAAGCTTATCCATTCTGAAGctaaatttcatcaattatgagaacaaaaaactattttatgggaaaaaaattttttcaacaaatttcctATTTTTAGCACATTTGCAACAACTCACGACACAGCCGACTGCTCAACTTCCCTCTAACGTACCGAAACTtcaaaaacaaaaggaaatgtTGGAACAAAATTTGAACCAGAAGTTAGCTGCATTATTACAATTACGTTTAGCTTTGGGCGAAAAACTAAAAGAGACTTATCAATTACTTGCTCAACTACAAACGAACGTTTTAGATGAGGAACTCATTAAATGGAAACGTGACCAACAATTGGCTGGAAATGGCGCTAATTTTAATAGCAATCTGGATACTATACAAGAATGGTGAGATTTTTcccatttatttgaaaatattttccaccTTTAATAGATTTTCTCATTTATGCTCCTATACAGCTTGAATATAGAGTTTAAAAGGTTTTTTCAATAGccattaattgatttttaatgatataaaagTTGTTATTTGTACATGCTAGGTGTGAAAGTCTGGCCGAATTGATATGGTTGAACAGACAACAAACTAAAGAAGTGGAAAGATTGAAACAACGAGTACCAATGGTGGATCCACCTGTTGTTGCTGACGTATTACCTCATCTGGTACAAGAATTTACACAACTACTTTCTACATTAGTCACATCAACTTTTATCATTGAAAAGCAACCACCTCAAGTAATGAAAACTAATACCAggtatatatttctttaatttagagttataaattttacttaaaataattttttatcatttatagcttttttgttcttttgaatgtgaaccatttctaaaaattcttttttgtgtattagattccgttccaagcaTTTTTAAacctttataattgaatttacctttgttaatgcagttttcACATTGACGACCTTTGAGTCTATTTTCtgaatactgagatgtctgtcctgtAGACAGCGTCCCAatacttttgtttttgggtATTCTAGATTTTAGTTTGATGTTTATGATGTGTTAGTTgactttcacaatttttttggaaggtTCTTTAAGCAGATGAGCCTTTACCTTTGTGTCCATGTGAGATGAAAACTGAGTATTGCAGCTGTTGGTCgatcaattttcttttaatctttttacaatgaattttatttgtatattttttatattattaggtTTACAGCAACGGTACGACTTTTGGTAGGAGGTAAACTAAATGTTCATATGACACCACCGCAAGTAAAAGTGACGATAATATCGGAGTCACAGGCGAATAtgcttttaaaaaatgataaattgggCAAAAGTGGTGAATGTTCTGGGGAAATTTTAAACAATACTGGTACAATGGAATACCAACAAAGCTCAAGACACCTTTCGGTCAGTTTTAGGAATATgcaattaaagaaaattaagaGAGCAGAAAAGAAAGGtacttaaataataaaaagtttatttccaGTGAattttaactgatttttttttgaattcaagGAACTGAAAGCGTTATGGACGAAAAATTTTCCCTGTTATTTCAATCACAGTTTAGTGTTGGAGGAGGAGAACTGATGTTTCAGGTATGGACGTTGAGCTTGCCAGTGGTGGTTATTGTTCACGGTAATCAAGAACCTCACGCTTGGGCTACTGTAACTTGGGATAATGCATTCAGTGAACCTGGTAGAGTTCCATTTGCAGTTCCTGAAAAAGTAAGTTTCATTCTCTCTAATTTACTCCGATATGATCCTCGAGGCGAATCTTTTTATTTGTCATTAATAAAAcgttattttaattgtttacttttaaattattcttgTTTGAGACTGTCAAATTTCaccttatttattatttttattcaggTACCTTGGAATAAGGTAGCGGAAACTTTGTCACTTAAATTCAGGGCAGCTACAGGTCGTGGTCTAACAGAGGACAATTTGAGGTTTTTAGCCGAAAAAGCTTTTAGGGGTAATTTCAATGAATCGAGTAATTCGTTGCTAACTTGGGCGCAATTTTGCAAAGAACCGTTAAGTGAGAGGAATTTCACATTTTGGGAATGGTTTTATGCTATTATGAAGCTCACCAGAGAACATCTTAGGGGACCTTGGGTAGATgggtaagtttttattttaatattcatgtattttcttcaaaatttatgaaattatttgattattaatgGGTAGGAAAAAAACGTATGATAGTGTATGATAATTATACAAGGGTTTAACCAAAAGAATTgctcaaatataaatatcatgtattaaattactaaaatactgtccaatgaaaaattttttataatgacagctgttttttcacatttttttggaCTTAA
The window above is part of the Diorhabda sublineata isolate icDioSubl1.1 chromosome 3, icDioSubl1.1, whole genome shotgun sequence genome. Proteins encoded here:
- the LOC130442080 gene encoding signal transducer and activator of transcription 5B isoform X1; its protein translation is MALWAKVQQLPPGSLQQIYGDVFPIEVRHYLAQYIEEKFWSDIEPQPDNPQHEQYIAGLIDSLITEIENKASVVGDSEYFLTKLKLAEAAKLFRERYSSCPIQLFTLIRSCLAAEMRLVQAAGVDSLTGLPNLMISNSGAEVLQKVNVLRSRTQSTAEDLRKMEQELESFALQYHECQKISAHLQQLTTQPTAQLPSNVPKLQKQKEMLEQNLNQKLAALLQLRLALGEKLKETYQLLAQLQTNVLDEELIKWKRDQQLAGNGANFNSNLDTIQEWCESLAELIWLNRQQTKEVERLKQRVPMVDPPVVADVLPHLVQEFTQLLSTLVTSTFIIEKQPPQVMKTNTRFTATVRLLVGGKLNVHMTPPQVKVTIISESQANMLLKNDKLGKSGECSGEILNNTGTMEYQQSSRHLSVSFRNMQLKKIKRAEKKGTESVMDEKFSLLFQSQFSVGGGELMFQVWTLSLPVVVIVHGNQEPHAWATVTWDNAFSEPGRVPFAVPEKVPWNKVAETLSLKFRAATGRGLTEDNLRFLAEKAFRGNFNESSNSLLTWAQFCKEPLSERNFTFWEWFYAIMKLTREHLRGPWVDGAIMGFVRKRQAEEMLTSCLCGTFLLRFSDSELGGITIAWISDTGEVFSLQPFTSKDFAIRSLADRIADLNHLVYLYPEISKDIPFGKYYTPYQDNPPSANNGYVRPQLVTQIPGFTGLHTYPNTPQHMLQSPDPSRDTPSVASTTYAGSVATTVNTHMGNNATGMDYLNELDDLNGLVNFELMNYKQ
- the LOC130442080 gene encoding signal transducer and activator of transcription 5B isoform X2, with the protein product MALWAKVQQLPPGSLQQIYGDVFPIEVRHYLAQYIEEKFWSDIEPQPDNPQHEQYIAGLIDSLITEIENKASVVGDSEYFLTKLKLAEAAKLFRERYSSCPIQLFTLIRSCLAAEMRLVQAAGVDSLTGLPNLMISNSGAEVLQKVNVLRSRTQSTAEDLRKMEQELESFALQYHECQKISAHLQQLTTQPTAQLPSNVPKLQKQKEMLEQNLNQKLAALLQLRLALGEKLKETYQLLAQLQTNVLDEELIKWKRDQQLAGNGANFNSNLDTIQEWCESLAELIWLNRQQTKEVERLKQRVPMVDPPVVADVLPHLVQEFTQLLSTLVTSTFIIEKQPPQVMKTNTRFTATVRLLVGGKLNVHMTPPQVKVTIISESQANMLLKNDKLGKSGECSGEILNNTGTMEYQQSSRHLSVSFRNMQLKKIKRAEKKGTESVMDEKFSLLFQSQFSVGGGELMFQVWTLSLPVVVIVHGNQEPHAWATVTWDNAFSEPGRVPFAVPEKVPWNKVAETLSLKFRAATGRGLTEDNLRFLAEKAFRGNFNESSNSLLTWAQFCKEPLSERNFTFWEWFYAIMKLTREHLRGPWVDGAIMGFVRKRQAEEMLTSCLCGTFLLRFSDSELGGITIAWISDTGEVFSLQPFTSKDFAIRSLADRIADLNHLVYLYPEISKDIPFGKYYTPYQDNPPSANNGYVRPQLVTQIPGFTGLHTYPNTPQHMLQSPDPSRDTPSVASTTFPNMLDL